A region from the Gossypium hirsutum isolate 1008001.06 chromosome A08, Gossypium_hirsutum_v2.1, whole genome shotgun sequence genome encodes:
- the LOC107926890 gene encoding peter Pan-like protein has protein sequence MARFHNSKTKVFVKPIVKKQQQQQQQQQQQPNVDHITGNKIPKSFVFSRGKLPGPLRQLQMDLRKLMLPYTALKLKEKKRNNLKDFLNVAGPMGVTHFLILSKTETSPVLRVAKTPQGPTLTFKIHEYSLAVDIAQSQLRPRCPQDLFKNPPLIVLSGFAAADEQLRLTTMMFKNIFPDIDINTVKLSSCQRIVLLNYNKDTKLIDFRHYSIRLQPVGISRRIRKFVQNHQVPDLRNLQDVSDFITKAGYGSESEADEEAATVTLTSDLSRVNRASTKSAVKLQEIGPRMTLQLTKIEGGLCSGEVMFSEYGNGGNKKKPGNEEGNEKEDGEDSDDDDEADNDEDMEESEED, from the exons ATGGCTCGTTTCCATAAC agcaaGACGAAGGTCTTTGTTAAGCCAATTGTGAAAAAGCAGCAGCAACAGCAACAGCAACAGCAACAGCAACCGAATGTAGACCATATCACAGGGAATAAAATCCCAAAGAGTTTTGTGTTTTCGAGGGGGAAGCTTCCTGGTCCTCTTAGGCAACTTCAAATGGATTTGAGAAAATTGATGCTTCCTTATACTGCTCTCAAACTCAAG GAGAAGAAAAGGAACAATCTGAAAGACTTTTTGAACGTTGCAGGGCCAATGGGTGTAACCCATTTCCTCATTTTATCTAAAACCGAAACTTCGCCTGTCCTTAGGGTTGCAAAGACCCCTCAAGGCCCTACTCTTACATTTAAAATACATGAATATTCATTGGCTGTTGATATAGCCCAATCTCAATTGCGCCCTCGTTGCCCTCAGGATCTTTTCAAGAATCCTCCTTTG ATTGTTCTGTCTGGTTTTGCGGCAGCAGATGAACAATTAAGGCTCACGACTATGATGTTCAAGAACATCTTTCCAGATATTGATATCAACACT GTTAAACTTTCTTCTTGCCAGAGGATTGTGTTGCTTAACTACAATAAAGACACAAAGCTTATTGATTTTCGACATTATTCTATCAGACTACAGCCTGTTGGTATCTCGCGTAGAATTCGAAAATTCGTGCAGAACCATCAAGTGCCTGATCTTCGTAATCTTCAAGATGTGAGTGACTTCATCACTAA AGCGGGTTATGGATCAGAAAGCGAAGCTGATGAGGAAGCTGCAACAGTTACTCTGACTAGCGATCTTAGTCGAGTTAATCGTGCCTCTACAAAAAGCGCGGTTAAGCTTCAAGAAATTGGACCTAGAATGACTCTCCAACTCACCAAAATCGAGGGTGGACTATGTTCTGGTGAAGTTATGTTCAGTGAATATG GCAATGGTGGCAATAAGAAAAAGCCAGGCAATGAGGAGGGTAATGAAAAGGAAGATGGTGAGGATAGTGATGACGATGATGAAGCGGATAACGACGAAGATATGGAAGAAAGTGAAGAAGATTAG